The Helianthus annuus cultivar XRQ/B chromosome 16, HanXRQr2.0-SUNRISE, whole genome shotgun sequence genome includes a window with the following:
- the LOC118488243 gene encoding clumping factor B-like — translation MPTPHPENDLINEKASVEQNEFCENETTANCSKSNADPIVCKEDVCDEDGDCGDSKIGIGYSGDNSEKSVTEDHGNEDSSINASEDEQGSESSSEDQTTSGESLEFPSDETQQSSSEDQTTNDESFKCSNAETIEDQDSESSNEDQSYNESSYEASEEQSSSEDNTSESSSDSDSVEEYSEDESRVDK, via the exons ATGCCGACTCCTCATCCCGAAAATGATCTCATCAATGAAAAGGCCTCTGTTGAACAAAATGAGTTTTGTGAAAATGAAACAACCGCTAACTGTTCTAAAAGTAATGCAGATCCAATTgtgtgtaaagaagatgtgtgcgatgaggatgGAGACTGCGGCGATTCAAAAATAGGAATCGgatattcaggcgaca ATTCAGAAAAGAGTGTCACTGAAGATCATGGCAATGAAGACTCAAGCATCAATGCCTCAGAAGACGAGCAAGGATCAGAAAGTTCAAGTGAAGATCAAACAACAAGTGGTGAAAGTCTCGAATTCCCTAGTGATGAAACCCAGCAATCCTCAAGTGAAGATCAAACCACTAATGATGAGAGCTTTAAATGTTCAAATGCTGAAACCATCGAAGACCAAGACTCAGAAAGTTCAAACGAAGATCAAAGCTACAATGAGTCAAGTTACGAAGCAAGTGAAGAGCAAAGCTCAAGCGAGGATAACACGTCTGAAAGTTCATCCGATTCAGACAGTGTTGAAGAATACTCAGAAGATGAAAGCAGAGTGGACAAGTAG
- the LOC110942825 gene encoding uncharacterized protein LOC110942825, translating to MRDFLTHKRKTETLQLVNLSEECSAVHLNKLPQKKIDPGSFTIPCSIGGSPVRNAQAELGASINLMPASMFDRLGLGKTSPTKISIQLADGSIKHPQGVVENLLVKVGDFVFPSDFVILDMEEDTEVPLILGRPFLPTARPWWI from the coding sequence atgagagaCTTCCTCACCCACAAAAGAAAGACTGAAACATTGCAATTGGTCAACCTAAGTGAAGAATGCTCCGCCGTACACCTCAAtaaactcccacaaaagaaaaTCGACCCCGGAAGCTTCACCATCCCTTGTTCCATTGGGGGATCACCCGTACGAAATGCACAAGCCGAACTTGGGGCTAGCATCAatctcatgcccgcatcaatgtttgaCCGACTCGGACTAGGTAAGACGAGCCCCACAAagataagcatacaactcgctgatggGTCTATCAAACACCCACAAGGTGTCGTCGAGAATCTACTGGTAAAAGTCGGAGACTTTGTCTTCCCatccgactttgtcatactcgacatggaggaagacaccgaagTTCCACTCATTCTTGGAAGACCATTCCTTCCCACTGCCCGTCCATGGTGGATATGA